One segment of Chionomys nivalis chromosome 1, mChiNiv1.1, whole genome shotgun sequence DNA contains the following:
- the Hycc1 gene encoding hyccin isoform X1 translates to MFTSEIGAVEEWLSEFKTLPETSLPNYATNLKDKSSLVSSLYKVIQEPQSELLEPVCHQLFEFYRSGEEQLLRFTLQFLPELIWCYLAVSASRNVHSSGCIEALLLGVYNLEIVDKQGHSKVLSFTIPSLSKPSVYHEPSSIGSMALTESALSQHGLSKVVYSGPHPQREMLTAQNRFEVLTFLLLCYNAALTYMPSVSLQSLCQICSRICVCGYPRQHVRKYKGVSNRIPISSGFMVQMLTGVYFALYNGEWDLAQKALDDIIYRAQLELYPEPLLVANAIKASLPHGAMKSSKEGTRCIQVEITPTSSRISRNAVTSMSIRGHRWKRHGDTELTGQEELMEITEVDEGFYSRAASSTSQSGLSNSSHNCSNKTGVGKNQRRSGGSRAGAKEREPAGESCRDHFARKQTQRAQSENLELLSLKRLTLTSSQSLPKPNSQGLAKTAATVFSKSFEQVSGVPVPRSPSPAIGCVAGADAHRFSACSLQEEKLAYVSERTELAMKYQASPQGPPSISITLSAD, encoded by the exons TTGCTAGAGCCTGTGTGTCACCAGCTCTTTGAGTTCTACCGCAGTGGGGAGGAGCAGCTACTGCGGTTCACCCTGCAGTTCCTCCCAGAGCTGATCTGGTGCTACCTCGCCGTGTCGGCCAGCAGAAATGTGCACAGCAGTGGCTGCATCGAGGCCCTTCTTCTAGGGGTTTACAACCTG GAAATAGTTGACAAACAGGGACATAGTAAAGTATTGAGTTTTACAATTCCATCTTTATCCAAACCATCTGTATATCATGAA CCTTCTAGCATTGGGTCTATGGCCCTGACTGAGAGCGCACTGTCCCAGCATGGCTTGTCAAAAGTAGTGTACAGTGGGCCCCATCCTCAGAGGGAGATGCTGACAGCACAGAACAG GTTCGAAGTGTTGACATTCCTTTTGCTGTGTTACAATGCTGCCTTAACCTATATGCCCAGTGTTTCTCTGCAATCACTGTGTCAGATTTGTTCAAG AATCTGTGTCTGTGGATATCCTCGACAACATGTAAGAAAATACAAGGGTGTAAGTAACAGAATACCAATTTCATCCGGATTCATGGTACAGATGCTAACAGGAGTCTATTTTGCCTT ATACAATGGAGAATGGGATCTAGCTCAGAAAGCATTGGATGATATTATATACAGAGCCCAGCTAGAATTATATCCAGAGCCACTGCTG gttgCTAATGCAATCAAGGCTTCATTGCCTCATGGTGCCATGAAATCTAGTAAGGAAGGTACACGGTGTATTCAGGTTGAAATCACACCAACATCCTCTAGAATATCAAGAAATGCAGTTACCAGCATGTCAATTAGAGGTCACAGGTGGAAAAGGCATG GAGATACAGAATTAACAGGTCAAGAAGAACTGATGGAGATAACTGAAGTTGACGAGGGATTTTATTCCAGGGCTGCGTCTAGCACCAGCCAATCGGGTCTCTCAAACAGTAGTCACAATTGTAGTAACAAGACAGGTGTAGGAAAGAACCAGAGACGGTCaggaggaagcagagctggagcaAAAGAGAGAGAACCTGCAGGGGAATCTTGCAGAGATCACTTTGCTCGCAAACAAACCCAGAGAGCCCAGAGCGAGAACCTTGAGCTTCTCTCTCTGAAGAGACTGACCTTGACCTCCAGCCAGTCCCTGCCCAAGCCCAACAGCCAAGGCTTGGCTAAGACTGCAGCCACTGTGTTTAGTAAATCCTTTGAACAGGTCAGTGGTGTCCCAGTCCCACGCAGCCCCTCTCCTGCCATTGGCTGTGTTGCTGGGGCAGATGCCCATAGGTTTTCTGCTTGTAGTCTCCAAGAAGAGAAGCTCGCTTACGTGTCAGAAAGGACTGAGCTTGCCATGAAGTATCAAGCAAGTCCGCAGGGACCTCCCAGTATTAGCATCACTTTGTCCGCAGATTAA